A genome region from Carassius carassius chromosome 23, fCarCar2.1, whole genome shotgun sequence includes the following:
- the LOC132101859 gene encoding uncharacterized protein LOC132101859 isoform X3, with translation MVECCRIGFYKSSLNGIICLGYSLLFHMNNSIDMERECILKALCVYLKKDHLQLFKEYNDCDWMNAKEAIEQMVMGIYIVQSTGHQPGDKPVDVGILIEGTEVLCSLKNVAVAVTMLFGLTYALNHSYPQELKAIFEVFQKVFFILDGQKLSPKVQAPKNKILE, from the exons gtttTTACAAGAGCTCATTAAATGGCATCATATGCTTGGGTTATagtctactttttcacatg aataacaGCATAGACATGGAAAGAGAATGCATCCTCAAAGCACTGTGTGTATACTTAAAGAAGGACCATCTACAGCTGTTCAAGGAGTACAAT GATTGCGACTGGATGAATGCTAAAGAAGCCATAGAGCAGATGGTAATGGGGATCTACATCGTCCAATCCACAGGACACCAACCAGGAGATAAACCTGTGGACGTTGGTATCCTGATTGAAGGGACAGAGGTTCTCTGTTCTTTGAAGAACGTAGCTGTAGCAGTGACCATGCTGTTTGGACTTACTTACGCCTTGAACCACAGCTACCCACAAGAACTCAAGGCAATATTTGAGGTCTTCCAGAAAGTGTTCTTTATCTTGGATGGACAAAAACTTTCACCAAAGGTACAAGCCCCCAAGAACAAGATACTGGAGTAA
- the LOC132101859 gene encoding uncharacterized protein LOC132101859 isoform X2, protein MASYAWVIVYFFTWFTRAINSIPCLGFSKLFHVNNSIDMERECILKALCVYLKKDHLQLFKEYNDCDWMNAKEAIEQMVMGIYIVQSTGHQPGDKPVDVGILIEGTEVLCSLKNVAVAVTMLFGLTYALNHSYPQELKAIFEVFQKVFFILDGQKLSPKVQAPKNKILE, encoded by the exons ATGGCATCATATGCTTGGGTTATagtctactttttcacatgg tTTACAAGAGCAATAAACAGCATCCCATGTTTGGGCTTTAGTAAACTTTTTCATGTG aataacaGCATAGACATGGAAAGAGAATGCATCCTCAAAGCACTGTGTGTATACTTAAAGAAGGACCATCTACAGCTGTTCAAGGAGTACAAT GATTGCGACTGGATGAATGCTAAAGAAGCCATAGAGCAGATGGTAATGGGGATCTACATCGTCCAATCCACAGGACACCAACCAGGAGATAAACCTGTGGACGTTGGTATCCTGATTGAAGGGACAGAGGTTCTCTGTTCTTTGAAGAACGTAGCTGTAGCAGTGACCATGCTGTTTGGACTTACTTACGCCTTGAACCACAGCTACCCACAAGAACTCAAGGCAATATTTGAGGTCTTCCAGAAAGTGTTCTTTATCTTGGATGGACAAAAACTTTCACCAAAGGTACAAGCCCCCAAGAACAAGATACTGGAGTAA
- the LOC132101859 gene encoding uncharacterized protein LOC132101859 isoform X1, producing MASYAWVIVYFFTCYKISHFIQATAAEQSVGDFSVQNNSIDMERECILKALCVYLKKDHLQLFKEYNDCDWMNAKEAIEQMVMGIYIVQSTGHQPGDKPVDVGILIEGTEVLCSLKNVAVAVTMLFGLTYALNHSYPQELKAIFEVFQKVFFILDGQKLSPKVQAPKNKILE from the exons ATGGCATCATATGCTTGGGTTATagtctactttttcacatg TTATAAAATTAGCCATTTCATTCAGGCAACTGCTGCTGAGCAATCTGTAGGAGATTTCTCTGTTCAG aataacaGCATAGACATGGAAAGAGAATGCATCCTCAAAGCACTGTGTGTATACTTAAAGAAGGACCATCTACAGCTGTTCAAGGAGTACAAT GATTGCGACTGGATGAATGCTAAAGAAGCCATAGAGCAGATGGTAATGGGGATCTACATCGTCCAATCCACAGGACACCAACCAGGAGATAAACCTGTGGACGTTGGTATCCTGATTGAAGGGACAGAGGTTCTCTGTTCTTTGAAGAACGTAGCTGTAGCAGTGACCATGCTGTTTGGACTTACTTACGCCTTGAACCACAGCTACCCACAAGAACTCAAGGCAATATTTGAGGTCTTCCAGAAAGTGTTCTTTATCTTGGATGGACAAAAACTTTCACCAAAGGTACAAGCCCCCAAGAACAAGATACTGGAGTAA